A single window of Uloborus diversus isolate 005 chromosome 5, Udiv.v.3.1, whole genome shotgun sequence DNA harbors:
- the LOC129222669 gene encoding SS18-like protein 2 isoform X2, with protein MSIVFLPAQKDGLSPVLGREVIGKMLDENAQLMQVIKEYQNKGRAAEVHQYMQILHRNLILLASLADVVPSSVPVLPSQVQFQQQSQVLPLNIMPNMYSSYQDQNLPLNIDQSNNFQS; from the exons ATGTCAATTGTATTTCTTCCCGCTCAAAAAGATGGACTATCGCCAGTGCTTGGACGAGAAGTAATTGGGAAG ATGCTAGATGAAAATGCCCAGCTTATGCAAGTTATAAAAGAATATCAAAATAAAGGAAGAGCTGCTGAAGTTCACCA gTACATGCAAATTCTTCATAGAAATTTAATACTTTTGGCATCACTTGCTGACGTCGTTCCAAGTTCAGTG CCTGTTCTTCCTTCTCAAGTGCAGTTTCAACAACAAAGCCAGGTGTTGCCTTTAAATATTATGCCAAATATGTACTCAAGCTATCAAGATCAAAATTTACCACTGAACATTGaccaaagtaataattttcaaagttaa
- the LOC129222669 gene encoding SS18-like protein 2 isoform X1 — MSIVFLPAQKDGLSPVLGREVIGKMLDENAQLMQVIKEYQNKGRAAEVHQYMQILHRNLILLASLADVVPSSVQPVLPSQVQFQQQSQVLPLNIMPNMYSSYQDQNLPLNIDQSNNFQS, encoded by the exons ATGTCAATTGTATTTCTTCCCGCTCAAAAAGATGGACTATCGCCAGTGCTTGGACGAGAAGTAATTGGGAAG ATGCTAGATGAAAATGCCCAGCTTATGCAAGTTATAAAAGAATATCAAAATAAAGGAAGAGCTGCTGAAGTTCACCA gTACATGCAAATTCTTCATAGAAATTTAATACTTTTGGCATCACTTGCTGACGTCGTTCCAAGTTCAGTG cagCCTGTTCTTCCTTCTCAAGTGCAGTTTCAACAACAAAGCCAGGTGTTGCCTTTAAATATTATGCCAAATATGTACTCAAGCTATCAAGATCAAAATTTACCACTGAACATTGaccaaagtaataattttcaaagttaa